A genomic stretch from Coregonus clupeaformis isolate EN_2021a chromosome 23, ASM2061545v1, whole genome shotgun sequence includes:
- the LOC121537082 gene encoding follistatin-related protein 1 isoform X2 — protein MPLSRRMLRSVPFLVLLAVALCQTEEVQTKSKVCANVFCGAGRECAVTEKGEPSCLCIESCKPHKRLVCGSNGKTYRNHCELHRDACLTGLKIQVAHDGHCQEKKAEHAAASPVVCYVADRNELRHHVIQWLQTEVVPDGWFVRGSNFTEILLKYFKNYDNGDSQLDSSELLKFIQHNDSKVDMQSYSDQENNRLLRSLCVDALIELSDENTDWKLSFDEFLNCLKPGFNPPEKKCALEDETYEDGAETQVECNRCVCACGNWVCTAMTCNDKTAVVEETGEAGQEMTEEEWSLRVAELNKHQETLEKMKASTKEA, from the exons GAGGTGCAGACTAAAAGTAAGGTTTGTGCCAATGTGTTCTGTGGCGCAGGAAGAGAGTGTGCCGTCACTGAGAAGGGAGAGCCCAGCTGCTTGTGTATAGAG agctGTAAGCCCCACAAGCGTTTAGTGTGTGGCAGTAACGGTAAGACATACCGCAACCACTGTGAGCTCCACCGAGACGCATGTCTCACTGGCCTCAAGATCCAGGTGGCCCACGATGGACACTGCCAGG AGAAGAAAGCAGAGCATGCAGCTGCCAGCCCAG tggtgTGTTATGTAGCAGACCGTAATGAGTTGAGGCATCATGTGATCCAGTGGCTGCAGACTGAGGTGGTCCCAGACGGCTGGTTTGTCAGAGGCTCCAACTTCACTGAAATCTTGTTGAAATACTtcaag aactACGACAATGGTGACTCCCAGCTGGACTCCTCAGAGCTCCTTAAGTTCATCCAACATAATGACTCCAAGGTGGACATGCAGTCATAttcagaccaggagaacaacaggctgctcag GAGCCTGTGTGTGGATGCCCTGATAGAGCTGTCCGATGAGAATACTGACTGGAAGCTGAGCTTCGATGAGTTCCTCAACTGCCTGAAGCCCGGCTTCAACCCACCTGAGAAGA AGTGTGCACTGGAGGATGAGACCTATGAGGATGGGGCTGAGACACAGGTGGAGTGTAAccgctgtgtgtgtgcctgcggcAACTGGGTCTGCACAGCCATGACCTGCAATG ACAAGACAGCGGTCGTCGAGGAGACCGGGGAGGCAGGGCAGGAGATGACCGAGGAGGAATGGAGTCTCCGTGTGGCCGAGCTCAACAAGCACCAG GAAACACTGGAGAAAATGAAGGCCAGCACAAAGGAGGCCTAA
- the LOC121537082 gene encoding follistatin-related protein 1 isoform X1, producing the protein MPLSRRMLRSVPFLVLLAVALCQTEEVQTKSKVCANVFCGAGRECAVTEKGEPSCLCIESCKPHKRLVCGSNGKTYRNHCELHRDACLTGLKIQVAHDGHCQEKKAEHAAASPVVCYVADRNELRHHVIQWLQTEVVPDGWFVRGSNFTEILLKYFKNYDNGDSQLDSSELLKFIQHNDSKVDMQSYSDQENNRLLRSLCVDALIELSDENTDWKLSFDEFLNCLKPGFNPPEKKCALEDETYEDGAETQVECNRCVCACGNWVCTAMTCNDKTAVVEETGEAGQEMTEEEWSLRVAELNKHQETVEKMKASTKEA; encoded by the exons GAGGTGCAGACTAAAAGTAAGGTTTGTGCCAATGTGTTCTGTGGCGCAGGAAGAGAGTGTGCCGTCACTGAGAAGGGAGAGCCCAGCTGCTTGTGTATAGAG agctGTAAGCCCCACAAGCGTTTAGTGTGTGGCAGTAACGGTAAGACATACCGCAACCACTGTGAGCTCCACCGAGACGCATGTCTCACTGGCCTCAAGATCCAGGTGGCCCACGATGGACACTGCCAGG AGAAGAAAGCAGAGCATGCAGCTGCCAGCCCAG tggtgTGTTATGTAGCAGACCGTAATGAGTTGAGGCATCATGTGATCCAGTGGCTGCAGACTGAGGTGGTCCCAGACGGCTGGTTTGTCAGAGGCTCCAACTTCACTGAAATCTTGTTGAAATACTtcaag aactACGACAATGGTGACTCCCAGCTGGACTCCTCAGAGCTCCTTAAGTTCATCCAACATAATGACTCCAAGGTGGACATGCAGTCATAttcagaccaggagaacaacaggctgctcag GAGCCTGTGTGTGGATGCCCTGATAGAGCTGTCCGATGAGAATACTGACTGGAAGCTGAGCTTCGATGAGTTCCTCAACTGCCTGAAGCCCGGCTTCAACCCACCTGAGAAGA AGTGTGCACTGGAGGATGAGACCTATGAGGATGGGGCTGAGACACAGGTGGAGTGTAAccgctgtgtgtgtgcctgcggcAACTGGGTCTGCACAGCCATGACCTGCAATG ACAAGACAGCGGTCGTCGAGGAGACCGGGGAGGCAGGGCAGGAGATGACCGAGGAGGAATGGAGTCTCCGTGTGGCCGAGCTCAACAAGCACCAG GAAACAGTGGAGAAGATGAAGGCCAGCACAAAGGAGGCCTAA